The genomic window TTGATTTTATTCTGAGCTTCAAGCTTTTTAATAGTTCTAATTACTGTTTCTACTCTTAGACCTATTAAGTCTGCCAATTGCTGCCTGCTTAACCTTACTTTATATTCAAATGGTTCATGTATTTTATAAATATCATTCTTCAGGTAATCAATAAGTGCAATTATTTTATGCTCTGGGTTTTCAATAGATATTTCTGATGATATAACTGCTTTATAGTGCAAGTGTTTTGAAATGGCTTTAGATACTTCAAAATGTACATTCATGTTTTCCTCTAATAAGGATAAAAAACCCTTTTTGGGAAGTAACCAAACTTTACTTTCTTCAAGAGCTATACAATTTGCAGGGTATTTATATTCTCCTAATAGGGCCGATTCTCCTACTCCTCTTCCTTCTGAAAAAATGGATTGTATAAACTCTTTTCCAAATGAGTTTGTATTGCAAACTTTGACTTCACCTTTATCCAATTGAAAATAATATCTAGGAATATCGTTTTGTCTAAAAAGAAAGTCTCCTTCTTTGTATTCTTTTAAACGAGCGTTGTACCTTATAAGTAAGTCGCTTGATATCATGGCTAATAAGTTTTATGACCTAAATCATATAATAAGTACGCTTTAAGTCAGAATTTTGATATCGTAAAGTTAACTAAATATTTAAAAACGTATGAGTTTAATTGAAAAATATAACGATTCTCAATTCTGGAAAGAAATGGAATTCTATAGATTTTCCATTATGATGTTTACCATCACATTTGGAACAGCACTAGCATCTATTGCTATTTACTATCTATTTGAGTTGAATCAAAGTGCCTTTTTTATTCCTGTAGCTATCGTAGCTTTTTTTGCAATGGGTGCTAATGCAGCAGCTATTGCTCAATCACCATTAAAGTGGGTAGTTAGTATTTTCACTTCTTCAGTAATTTTATCTATTTTATTTATTTTTTATGCTTTTTTAGTGGCATAGAGTAATGGCAAAACCTGTTACTAACCTTCTTTGGAAAAAAGAAAATTCTAAAGTAATCCTTATAGAACTTTCAAAAGGTGTTGAGTTAAAAGAGCATAAAATTCCTAGTACTAATGATTTAGCAATTCTGAGAGTTTTAAAGGGTAAAGTTGAGTACAAAACTTCACATAAGGATATTACATTAAATAGTTTAGAAAAAGTAGATATTCCAAAAGAAGAATTGCATTCTGTTGTTGGTATTGATGACTCTATCTGTCTATTAATATTAGATTAAAGCGAATGAGAAATATTAAAACATATGAGGATATCAAACAATTAGTAGATTCATTTTACCAAAAAGTTGTAAGTGATGACATGATTGGATATATCTTTACAGAAATCCAAAGAGTGAATTGGGATTATCATTTACCTCGCATGTATTCCTTTTGGCAAACGGTATTATTTGGTGATGTCTCTTACAAGGGGAATCCAATGCTGAAACACTTTTATGTCAATAAAAATGAACCCTTAAAAGCAGAATATTTTCAGAGGTGGTTGTTTTTATGGGAAAACACTATAAACGATTTGTTCAAAGGTGAAGTAGCAGAAAAAGCTAAATATAGTGCCAAAAACATGGCTGTAGGACTTCAAAACACTTTGAAAATACCTTTACATTAATTCATCTAGCTCAAGCCATCTTAAGGTCTTATCGTCAAGTGTTTGGATAATCTTTCCCAGTTCTTCACTTTTAGTGTTGATATCATCGAAAGTCAAGCCTTCTTTTTGCAATTCATTTTCAAGTTCTTGCTTTTGTTTTTCCAATATTTCAATATCTTTCTCTAGCTGTTCGTACTCAAACTTGTCTTTATAGCTTACTTTATTGGTCTTTTTTTCAACTGTCTTTTCTTCTGGAGCTTTTACTTTTTGTTCTTTAGTGAGTTTTTCTTCTAAGATTTGCTTTTCTCTATACTCACTATAACTACAATACTCATCTTTAATTTCGCCATTTCCCTTAAAGACAAAAAGATGGTCGGTGAGTTTATCCATAAAGTATCTGTCATGAGATACGATAATAAGACAGCCTGCAAATTGTAATAAAAACTCTTCGAGTTCATTTAGTGTCAATAAATCTAAATCGTTTGTAGGCTCATCAAGGATTAAAAAGTTTGGATTTTTCATGAGTACCATAAGAAGATATAGTCTTCTTTTTTCTCCACCACTTAGCTTGGATACAAAGGTGTGTTGTGTTTTTGGCGGAAACATAAAGTGGGTAAGCATTTGAGAAGCTGTTATTTTTTTGCCGTCAGCCATAATAATAACTTCAGCAATATCTTTAAGTGAGTCTATTACCCTTCTATCCTCTTTCAACTGTATGCCTTTTTGAGTAAAATAACCATATACAATAGTTTCACCAACATTTACTTTTCCGGAATCTACTGTTTCATTTCCAGTTAGTATATTTAGAAATGTAGATTTCCCTACTCCATTTTTACCGACAATGCCTATCCTCTCTCCTCTTTTAAATGTGTAATCAAAGCCTTTTAGAATATCAATTTTATCGTAGGATTTATATATCTTCTTTAGCTCAAGTATCTTGCCCCCTATTCTACTCATCTTGATTTCTAAGTTCAGCTCTTGTTTCACTTTCTTATTGGTAGCCTTTTCTTTTATAGTCTCGAAATTGGTTATACGTGATTTAGATTTGGTTGTACGAGCTTTTGGAGACCTTCTCATCCACTCTAGCTCTTTTTTCATCAACTTATTAGCTTTTGATAATTCAGTGTTGTAAACCGCTTCTCGTTCAGCACGTTTTTCTAAGAAATAAGCATAATTACCTGTATGATGGTATAATTTTCCATCTTCCATCTCTAGTATATGGTTACAAACTCTATCAAGGAAATACCTATCATGAGTAACCATTAATAGGGTGATTTTCTGTTGCTGAAGATATTTTTCTAGCCACTCTATCATATCAACATCTAAATGGTTGGTAGGTTCATCAAGTAAAAGTAATTCAGGCTCATCAAGCAAT from Flavobacteriales bacterium includes these protein-coding regions:
- a CDS encoding Crp/Fnr family transcriptional regulator — encoded protein: MISSDLLIRYNARLKEYKEGDFLFRQNDIPRYYFQLDKGEVKVCNTNSFGKEFIQSIFSEGRGVGESALLGEYKYPANCIALEESKVWLLPKKGFLSLLEENMNVHFEVSKAISKHLHYKAVISSEISIENPEHKIIALIDYLKNDIYKIHEPFEYKVRLSRQQLADLIGLRVETVIRTIKKLEAQNKIKLIKHKIFR
- a CDS encoding group III truncated hemoglobin gives rise to the protein MRNIKTYEDIKQLVDSFYQKVVSDDMIGYIFTEIQRVNWDYHLPRMYSFWQTVLFGDVSYKGNPMLKHFYVNKNEPLKAEYFQRWLFLWENTINDLFKGEVAEKAKYSAKNMAVGLQNTLKIPLH
- a CDS encoding ABC-F family ATP-binding cassette domain-containing protein is translated as MNYLSVENLGKNYGERILFESLTFGLSQGDKMALIANNGTGKSSLLKIIASEDIADEGSVSLRKGIRTGYLAQEPNFDNSLTIDELLTQSQTNTNQLIQEYEQALEDFSNNKLLNSNTLEDLTAKMDNANAWDYERRIKQILSKFNINNLSQKVGDLSGGQKKRLSLALLLLDEPELLLLDEPTNHLDVDMIEWLEKYLQQQKITLLMVTHDRYFLDRVCNHILEMEDGKLYHHTGNYAYFLEKRAEREAVYNTELSKANKLMKKELEWMRRSPKARTTKSKSRITNFETIKEKATNKKVKQELNLEIKMSRIGGKILELKKIYKSYDKIDILKGFDYTFKRGERIGIVGKNGVGKSTFLNILTGNETVDSGKVNVGETIVYGYFTQKGIQLKEDRRVIDSLKDIAEVIIMADGKKITASQMLTHFMFPPKTQHTFVSKLSGGEKRRLYLLMVLMKNPNFLILDEPTNDLDLLTLNELEEFLLQFAGCLIIVSHDRYFMDKLTDHLFVFKGNGEIKDEYCSYSEYREKQILEEKLTKEQKVKAPEEKTVEKKTNKVSYKDKFEYEQLEKDIEILEKQKQELENELQKEGLTFDDINTKSEELGKIIQTLDDKTLRWLELDELM